A single region of the Triticum dicoccoides isolate Atlit2015 ecotype Zavitan chromosome 2B, WEW_v2.0, whole genome shotgun sequence genome encodes:
- the LOC119368045 gene encoding pectin acetylesterase 3-like, which produces MVKTRTGGVGPCALLALVLLLAGSCVSVQAADEQATSGGGRRRRPHRRSAASVADMMVPITFLNASVDKGAVCMDGTPAAYHLDRGSGAGSKSWIVNLEGGGWCNNARTCRFRTRTHHGSSNFMERQISFTGIMSASPAENPDFYNWNRVKIRYCDSASFAGDTFDKATGLYFRGQRIWEEAIQHLLSIGMASADRALLTGCSAGGLAAILHCDQFGAFFAGRGTTVKCLADAGLFLDAVDVSGGRSLRSYYGDIVAMQGVAPHLPPTCTDHLDATSCFFPQDIIDSIKTPIFLLNAAYDVWQIEESLAPSKADPSRAWRACKFNRSACNASQINFLQGFRDQMVTSVRGFSSSKSNGLFINSCFAHCQSELPATWNGTPAIQNKRIAKSVGDWYFGRAEVKAIDCPYPCDHTCRNII; this is translated from the exons ATGGTGAAGACGAGGACTGGTGGCGTCGGGCCGTGCGCGCTTCTCGCTCtggtcctcctcctcgccggcagcTGCGTCAGCGTGCAAGCGGCGGACGAGCAGGCGACGAGCGGCGGTGGCAGAAGGAGAAGGCCGCATCGACGTTCCGCGGCGTCGGTCGCGGACATGATGGTGCCTATCACCTTCCTCAACGCCTCCGTCGACAAGGGCGCCG TGTGCATGGATGGGACGCCGGCCGCTTACCACCTGGACCGGGGCTCCGGGGCAGGGAGCAAGAGCTGGATCGTCAACCTCGAG GGAGGCGGGTGGTGCAACAACGCGAGGACGTGCAGGTTCCGGACAAGGACCCACCATGGCTCGTCCAACTTCATGGAGCGGCAGATCAGCTTCACCGGCATCATGAGCGCCAGCCCCGCCGAGAATCCTG ATTTCTACAACTGGAACCGGGTGAAGATCCGCTACTGCGACAGCGCCTCCTTTGCCGGCGACACCTTCGACAAG GCTACTGGGCTCTACTTCCGGGGGCAGAGGATTTGGGAGGAAGCCATCCAGCACCTCCTCTCCATCGGGATGGCGTCGGCCGACCGGGCGCTTCTCACGGGCTGCTCCGCCGGGGGGCTGGCGGCGATACTGCACTGCGACCAGTTCGGCGCCTTCTTCGCCGGCCGAGGCACCACCGTCAAGTGCCTCGCCGACGCAGGCCTCTTCCTCGACGC CGTGGATGTCTCCGGGGGCCGTAGCTTGAGATCCTACTACGGCGACATTGTGGCCATGCAGGGAGTGGCTCCGCACCTTCCGCCCACCTGCACCGATCACCTCGACGCCACCTCG TGCTTCTTCCCTCAGGATATCATCGACAGCATCAAGACGCCCATCTTCTTGCTCAACGCAGCCTACGACGTCTGGCAG ATTGAGGAAAGCCTGGCCCCAAGCAAAGCTGACCCCAGCCGCGCCTGGCGAGCCTGCAAGTTCAACCGCTCGGCCTGCAATGCGTCTCAGATAAACTTCCTGCAAG GTTTCAGAGATCAGATGGTAACATCCGTGAGAGGCTTCTCCAGTTCCAAGAGCAACGGGCTCTTCATAAACTCGTGTTTCGCCCACTGCCAGTCCGAACTGCCGGCCACCTGGAATGGCACCCCTGCCATTCAGAACAAG AGGATCGCAAAATCTGTCGGCGATTGGTACTTTGGCCGGGCCGAAGTGAAGGCGATCGATTGCCCATACCCCTGCGACCACACATGCCGCAACATCATATAA